One stretch of Streptomyces sp. NBC_01363 DNA includes these proteins:
- a CDS encoding SDR family oxidoreductase — protein MTVQDSGKVALVTGASRGIGYGIAEALVARGDRVCITGRGEDALKEAVERLGADRVIGVAGKAHDEAHRAVAVERTMEAFGRVDFLVNNAGTNPVFGPIAELDLDVARKVFETNVISALGFAQQTWKAWQKENGGAIVNIASVAGLSASPFVGAYGVSKAAMVNLTLQLAHEFAPAVRVNAIAPAVVKTKFARALYEGREEEVAAAYPLGRLGVPEDIGGAAAFLTSSQSEWITGQTLVVDGGIFLNAGVG, from the coding sequence ATGACTGTGCAGGACAGCGGGAAGGTTGCGCTCGTCACGGGTGCGAGCCGGGGCATCGGCTACGGCATCGCCGAGGCGCTGGTGGCCCGCGGCGACCGGGTGTGCATCACCGGACGCGGCGAGGACGCGCTCAAGGAGGCCGTCGAGCGGCTGGGTGCCGACCGGGTGATCGGCGTGGCGGGCAAGGCCCACGACGAGGCGCACCGGGCGGTGGCCGTCGAGCGCACCATGGAGGCGTTCGGCCGGGTCGACTTCCTGGTCAACAACGCCGGGACGAATCCGGTCTTCGGGCCGATCGCGGAGCTCGACCTCGATGTCGCCCGCAAGGTCTTCGAGACGAATGTGATCTCGGCGCTCGGCTTCGCGCAGCAGACCTGGAAGGCCTGGCAGAAGGAGAACGGCGGGGCGATCGTGAACATCGCCTCGGTCGCCGGTCTCTCCGCCTCGCCTTTCGTCGGCGCGTACGGCGTGAGTAAGGCCGCCATGGTCAATCTGACCCTTCAGCTGGCGCACGAGTTCGCGCCGGCCGTCCGGGTCAACGCCATCGCTCCCGCGGTGGTGAAGACGAAATTCGCCCGAGCGCTGTACGAAGGCCGTGAGGAGGAGGTCGCCGCTGCGTATCCGCTCGGCCGGCTGGGAGTTCCCGAGGACATCGGCGGCGCCGCCGCGTTCCTCACATCGAGCCAGTCGGAGTGGATCACGGGACAGACCCTGGTGGTCGACGGCGGAATCTTCCTGAATGCGGGCGTGGGCTGA
- the fabG gene encoding 3-oxoacyl-ACP reductase FabG — MSTTEQRVAVVTGAARGIGAATAVRLAAEGRAVAVLDLDEAACKDTVEKITAAGGTALAIGCDVSDSAQVEAAVARVAAELGAPTILVNNAGVLRDNLLFKMSESDWDTVMNVHLKGAFLMAKAVQKHMVDAKFGRIVSLSSSSALGNRGQANYSAVKAGLQGFTKTLAKELGKFGITANAVAPGFIVTEMTAQTAARVGMGFEEFQAAAATQIPVQRVGRPEDIANAIAFFTGDEAGFVSGQVMYVAGGPLN; from the coding sequence ATGTCCACCACCGAGCAGCGCGTCGCCGTCGTGACCGGAGCGGCGCGGGGCATTGGCGCCGCCACCGCGGTACGCCTGGCGGCCGAGGGCCGCGCCGTCGCCGTACTCGACCTCGACGAGGCGGCCTGCAAGGACACCGTCGAGAAGATCACCGCCGCCGGGGGCACCGCCCTCGCGATCGGCTGCGACGTGTCGGACAGCGCCCAGGTGGAAGCCGCGGTCGCGCGGGTCGCCGCCGAGCTCGGCGCCCCGACGATCCTCGTCAACAACGCGGGCGTGCTCCGCGACAACCTGCTCTTCAAGATGAGCGAGTCCGACTGGGACACCGTGATGAACGTGCACCTCAAGGGCGCGTTCCTGATGGCCAAGGCCGTCCAGAAGCACATGGTGGACGCGAAGTTCGGCCGAATCGTCTCGCTCTCCTCCTCCTCGGCGCTCGGCAACCGCGGCCAGGCCAACTACTCCGCGGTCAAGGCCGGTCTCCAGGGCTTCACCAAGACCCTCGCCAAGGAGCTCGGCAAGTTCGGTATCACGGCCAACGCCGTGGCCCCCGGCTTCATCGTCACCGAGATGACCGCGCAGACGGCGGCCCGGGTCGGCATGGGCTTCGAGGAGTTCCAGGCCGCGGCCGCCACCCAGATCCCGGTGCAGCGCGTCGGCCGCCCCGAGGACATCGCCAACGCCATCGCCTTCTTCACGGGCGACGAGGCCGGCTTCGTCTCCGGTCAGGTCATGTACGTCGCCGGCGGACCGCTCAACTGA
- a CDS encoding ABC transporter substrate-binding protein, producing MFYRASLQAAAAVASLSLLAGCGLLSDSGSKVEQKIVVGTTSEPSALDPAAAWDNSWELMRNVFQTLVSFPSGSTSPEPDAAEWCKFTDTTSTSYRCKIREGLKFSNGDKLDAEAVKYSIDRISEIKFKGGPVGMLGSLDRVETKGDDIVVFHLTKPDATFPFILATPAMSLVAPSAYSRHKIRSDGKITGSGPYLLDSYKPGNRAELVKNPDYKGFADRKNDAVTIRYFKESAPVVAALRKNQIDAIYRGLTAEEVVSLEGSQDKDSNLQIVETVGADIRFLVFNPKDPEAGNVAVRRAIAQLVDRDALVAKVYQGTAEPLYSMVPKGIAGHTTSFFDAYGDPDQGKAKQILTKAGITKPVELTFWFATDRYGSSTAPEFDELKRQLESSGLFRITLKSRPWKTFQEGFTKGQYPVFGRGWFPDFPDPDNFIAPFLGKESVTGMPYMKNEITKELLPQTRKESDRGAVSKQFERAQQILVDDVRLLPLWQGKLYVASGEDIGGGERALDPQTVMQMWELYRKASW from the coding sequence GTGTTCTACCGGGCCAGTCTGCAGGCCGCTGCAGCCGTTGCTTCCCTTTCTCTGCTGGCAGGCTGCGGACTTCTTTCCGACAGCGGCTCGAAAGTCGAGCAGAAGATAGTCGTCGGTACGACCAGCGAACCCTCCGCCCTCGATCCGGCGGCGGCGTGGGACAACTCCTGGGAGCTGATGCGGAATGTCTTCCAGACCCTGGTGAGTTTCCCCTCCGGCAGTACGAGCCCCGAGCCCGATGCCGCGGAATGGTGCAAGTTCACCGACACCACCAGCACCTCCTACCGGTGCAAGATCCGCGAGGGGCTGAAATTCTCCAATGGGGACAAGCTCGACGCCGAGGCGGTGAAGTACTCCATCGACCGGATCTCGGAGATCAAGTTCAAGGGCGGCCCCGTCGGCATGCTCGGCTCGCTCGACCGCGTCGAGACCAAGGGGGACGACATCGTCGTCTTCCACCTCACCAAGCCGGACGCCACGTTCCCCTTCATTCTCGCCACGCCCGCGATGTCGCTGGTGGCGCCCAGCGCCTATTCCAGGCACAAGATCCGCAGCGACGGAAAGATCACCGGATCCGGCCCGTATCTCCTTGATTCGTACAAGCCGGGGAACCGGGCCGAACTGGTGAAGAACCCGGACTACAAGGGCTTCGCCGACCGCAAGAACGACGCCGTGACCATCCGGTACTTCAAGGAATCGGCCCCTGTGGTCGCGGCGCTGCGGAAGAACCAGATCGACGCGATCTACCGCGGCCTCACCGCCGAGGAGGTCGTCAGCCTGGAGGGATCCCAGGACAAGGACAGCAACCTGCAGATCGTCGAGACGGTCGGCGCGGACATTCGCTTCCTGGTCTTCAACCCCAAGGACCCGGAGGCGGGGAACGTGGCCGTACGGCGGGCCATCGCCCAGCTCGTCGACCGCGACGCCCTGGTGGCCAAGGTCTACCAGGGCACGGCCGAACCGCTGTACTCCATGGTCCCCAAGGGCATCGCCGGACACACCACCAGCTTCTTCGACGCGTACGGCGACCCGGACCAGGGCAAGGCCAAGCAGATCCTGACCAAGGCGGGCATCACCAAGCCGGTCGAGCTGACGTTCTGGTTCGCCACCGACCGGTACGGCTCCTCCACCGCCCCCGAGTTCGACGAGCTGAAGCGGCAGCTGGAGAGCTCCGGGCTGTTCAGGATCACACTGAAGAGCAGGCCCTGGAAGACGTTCCAGGAAGGCTTCACCAAGGGGCAGTACCCCGTCTTCGGCCGCGGCTGGTTCCCGGACTTCCCGGACCCGGACAACTTCATCGCCCCGTTCCTCGGCAAGGAAAGCGTCACGGGGATGCCGTACATGAAGAACGAGATCACCAAGGAGCTGCTGCCGCAGACCCGCAAGGAGAGCGACCGGGGCGCGGTCAGCAAGCAGTTCGAACGCGCCCAGCAGATCCT